From a region of the Syngnathus typhle isolate RoL2023-S1 ecotype Sweden linkage group LG12, RoL_Styp_1.0, whole genome shotgun sequence genome:
- the stbd1 gene encoding microtubule-associated protein futsch isoform X1: protein MSFKGSNGVAAERRVDLASLFCMIGRHGPAVALAVFAMVSVLAGFVIYRTVRGRRRGRKKATPGEGESTPGETDEAVTQAGGEPQACATSTDDGDVAKEEDDPTGTHLQVRRRAAAVVKSLSPSDVQAPLKQHAPSSQRVEPVPTSFTEARLYLEEPSQSSVAEIQAEPATVCHLYATEDSLKDEEISEVSLKELESGQAHIEHEEGYYAECQEGEDVSTNDTTQAEENDQPSAEQDNEIVAETGTVELGDDEVIHHQDGADPNENDHLAEEEEKHNEELEKEFDGNITLTDEATVAFDAQSLQVEHPEIQAEPKEEHNLTRNQEMDLITDGGLGESSDIVSNSSSVPPILGDDTSDPTTPIDSDMSTNDQEAEKVDVPTLEDETENLSATTAEAEEPVEPLREPWSSPEAQESFPELDIEVIPDGNNEDPNGDDTKKSTKSKFESVGGKDELSHEDIESSSQDQQNDQNLDEDSFVFAAPPPIVTKDPTNPPELRVCLPLFEPSELRDDNVSGGGEESGISSMAVSPELPDPSSNFDIIEMPATDHESPTEASLELQACLLLNDTTPSILEEEAEVYEPHPPPLPEQLDPSSNFDTVEMPATDHESPTEASLEPQACHLLDDTTPSVLEEEAEVYEPHPPPLPEQICSWNVKSSAKNKDTIGHVNDNQRETVPVQNDEWERQVDVKVVEVSCENEKLESAENKEPQMENDVKTEINIMEATMDHNEWITDGNPTFPWMNLSTPTFGGESQQLPTQETNYPDSEPQSVPPVKQTDNSEENRKSQKANVTFRVHYITRSPFQMLAVTGNRRELGNWKSFVPLEDTKDGYWSAVVSLPAQNHVQWKFVVVEKGEMRRWEECRNRLLDTGCGEDLLVHKLWGYL from the exons ATGTCTTTTAAAGGCAGTAACGGCGTGGCCGCGGAGAGACGCGTCGATCTGGCGTCCCTCTTCTGCATGATCGGGCGACACGGTCCAGCCGTGGCTCTGGCCGTGTTCGCCATGGTGTCCGTGCTGGCGGGTTTCGTCATCTACCGAACCGTCAGGGGGAGACGAAGGGGGAGGAAGAAGGCCACCCCAGGTGAGGGAGAGAGCACCCCCGGGGAGACCGACGAGGCGGTGACGCAAGCCGGGGGTGAACCGCAAGCGTGTGCGACTTCCACAG ATGATGGTGatgtggcaaaagaggaagatgaTCCCACTGGCACTCACCTCCAAGTCAGACGCCGTGCTGCTGccgttgtgaagagcctgtcaCCATCTGACGTCCAAGCACCGCTCAAGCAACATGCCCCATCGTCACAGCGAGTGGAACCTGTGCCGACATCTTTCACGGAAGCCCGGCTGTATTTGGAGGAGCCCAGTCAAAGTTCTGTGGCAGAAATACAGGCGGAACCTGCCACTGTTTGCCATTTATATGCAACAGAAGACTCATTAAAGGATGAAGAGATTTCAGAAGTTAGCTTGAAGGAGCTTGAGTCTGGTCAGGCTCACATCGAGCATGAAGAA GGATACTATGCAGAATGTCAAGAAGGTGAAGACGTGAGCACGAATGATACCACACAAGCGGAGGAAAACGATCAGCCTTCCGCCGAGCAAGACAACGAAATCGTGGCGGAGACTGGGACAGTGGAGCTCGGCGACGACGAGGTGATTCACCACCAAGACGGTGCAGATCCCAATGAAAATGATCACCTCgctgaggaagaagaaaaacacaatgaGGAGCTGGAGAAAGAATTTGACGGCAACATTACTTTGACCGATGAAGCAACTGTTGCTTTTGATGCTCAGTCACTGCAAGTGGAACATCCAGAAATCCAAGCTGAGCCTAAAGAGGAACATAACCTGACAAGAAACCAAGAGATGGACCTCATAACCGATGGCGGGCTTGGAGAAAGTTCCGATATTGTTAGCAACAGTTCAAGTGTGCCACCTATACTTGGCGACGACACCTCTGATCCAACAACCCCAATTGACTCCGACATGTCAACTAATGATCAAGAAGCAGAGAAAGTAGATGTTCCAACTCTTGAAGATGAAACGGAAAATCTTTCTGCCACGACTGCAGAGGCCGAGGAACCTGTTGAGCCGTTACGCGAACCCTGGTCATCTCCCGAAGCTCAAGAAAGTTTTCCAGAACTTGACATCGAGGTAATCCCAGATGGTAACAATGAAGACCCGAATGGTGATGACACCAAAAAATCCACAAAGTCAAAGTTTGAATCGGTGGGTGGCAAAGATGAGCTCTCCCATGAGGACATTGAGTCTTCCTCTCAAGACCAACAAAATGATCAAAACCTTGATGAAGATTCCTTTGTCTTCGCGGCTCCTCCTCCTATCGTGACCAAAGATCCAACAAATCCACCTGAGCTTCGAGTTTGCCTGCCACTCTTTGAGCCGAGCGAGCTGAGGGATGACAACGTAAGTGGCGGGGGTGAAGAAAGTGGGATCTCCAGCATGGCCGTCAGTCCCGAACTGCCCGATCCCTCAAGTAACTTTGACATCATCGAGATGCCGGCGACAGATCACGAATCTCCAACTGAGGCGAGTCTGGAGCTTCAAGCTTGCCTTTTGCTTAACGACACAACTCCATCAAtcttggaggaagaggcagaagtTTACGAGCCTCACCCGCCTCCACTGCCTGAGCAGCTAGATCCCTCGAGTAACTTTGACACCGTCGAGATGCCGGCGACAGATCACGAATCTCCAACTGAGGCGAGTCTGGAACCTCAAGCTTGCCATTTACTTGACGACACAACTCCATCAGtcttggaggaagaggcagaagtTTACGAGCCTCACCCGCCTCCACTGCCTGAGCAGATATGCAGTTGGAACGTTAAGTCATcagcaaaaaacaaagacaCGATTGGCCACGTCAATGACAACCAGAGAGAAACGGTCCCGGTCCAAAATGATGAATGGGAAAGACAGGTAGATGTGAAAGTTGTTGAAGTTTCTTGTGAGAATGAGAAATTGGAAAGTGCAGAAAACAAAGAGCCACAGATGGAAAACGACGTGAAGACCGAAATAAATATCATGGAGGCAACTATGGACCATAACGAGTGGATCACAGATGGCAACCCAACGTTTCCCTGGATGAATCTCTCCACCCCAACTTTTGGAGGTGAGAGCCAGCAGCTTCCCACTCAAGAAACCAACTACCCAGATTCCGAGCCTCAATCTGTTCCTCCAGTCAAACAAACCGATAATTCCGAAGAAAACAGAAAAAGCCAAAAAGCAAACGTCACCTTCCGCGTCCACTACATCACCCGTTCACCGTTCCAGATGTTGGCCGTAACCGGGAACCGGCGGGAGCTCGGCAACTGGAAGAGCTTCGTCCCTCTGGAGGACACCAAGGATGGATACTGGTCGGCCGTGGTGAGCCTTCCCGCTCAGAATCACGTGCAGTGGAAGTTTGTGGTTGTGGAAAAGGGGGAGATGCGTCGCTGGGAGGAATGTCGCAATCGGCTGCTTGATACGGGATGTGGAGAAGACCTGCTCGTACACAAATTGTGGGGATACCTGTGA
- the stbd1 gene encoding microtubule-associated protein futsch isoform X2: MSFKGSNGVAAERRVDLASLFCMIGRHGPAVALAVFAMVSVLAGFVIYRTVRGRRRGRKKATPDDGDVAKEEDDPTGTHLQVRRRAAAVVKSLSPSDVQAPLKQHAPSSQRVEPVPTSFTEARLYLEEPSQSSVAEIQAEPATVCHLYATEDSLKDEEISEVSLKELESGQAHIEHEEGYYAECQEGEDVSTNDTTQAEENDQPSAEQDNEIVAETGTVELGDDEVIHHQDGADPNENDHLAEEEEKHNEELEKEFDGNITLTDEATVAFDAQSLQVEHPEIQAEPKEEHNLTRNQEMDLITDGGLGESSDIVSNSSSVPPILGDDTSDPTTPIDSDMSTNDQEAEKVDVPTLEDETENLSATTAEAEEPVEPLREPWSSPEAQESFPELDIEVIPDGNNEDPNGDDTKKSTKSKFESVGGKDELSHEDIESSSQDQQNDQNLDEDSFVFAAPPPIVTKDPTNPPELRVCLPLFEPSELRDDNVSGGGEESGISSMAVSPELPDPSSNFDIIEMPATDHESPTEASLELQACLLLNDTTPSILEEEAEVYEPHPPPLPEQLDPSSNFDTVEMPATDHESPTEASLEPQACHLLDDTTPSVLEEEAEVYEPHPPPLPEQICSWNVKSSAKNKDTIGHVNDNQRETVPVQNDEWERQVDVKVVEVSCENEKLESAENKEPQMENDVKTEINIMEATMDHNEWITDGNPTFPWMNLSTPTFGGESQQLPTQETNYPDSEPQSVPPVKQTDNSEENRKSQKANVTFRVHYITRSPFQMLAVTGNRRELGNWKSFVPLEDTKDGYWSAVVSLPAQNHVQWKFVVVEKGEMRRWEECRNRLLDTGCGEDLLVHKLWGYL; this comes from the exons ATGTCTTTTAAAGGCAGTAACGGCGTGGCCGCGGAGAGACGCGTCGATCTGGCGTCCCTCTTCTGCATGATCGGGCGACACGGTCCAGCCGTGGCTCTGGCCGTGTTCGCCATGGTGTCCGTGCTGGCGGGTTTCGTCATCTACCGAACCGTCAGGGGGAGACGAAGGGGGAGGAAGAAGGCCACCCCAG ATGATGGTGatgtggcaaaagaggaagatgaTCCCACTGGCACTCACCTCCAAGTCAGACGCCGTGCTGCTGccgttgtgaagagcctgtcaCCATCTGACGTCCAAGCACCGCTCAAGCAACATGCCCCATCGTCACAGCGAGTGGAACCTGTGCCGACATCTTTCACGGAAGCCCGGCTGTATTTGGAGGAGCCCAGTCAAAGTTCTGTGGCAGAAATACAGGCGGAACCTGCCACTGTTTGCCATTTATATGCAACAGAAGACTCATTAAAGGATGAAGAGATTTCAGAAGTTAGCTTGAAGGAGCTTGAGTCTGGTCAGGCTCACATCGAGCATGAAGAA GGATACTATGCAGAATGTCAAGAAGGTGAAGACGTGAGCACGAATGATACCACACAAGCGGAGGAAAACGATCAGCCTTCCGCCGAGCAAGACAACGAAATCGTGGCGGAGACTGGGACAGTGGAGCTCGGCGACGACGAGGTGATTCACCACCAAGACGGTGCAGATCCCAATGAAAATGATCACCTCgctgaggaagaagaaaaacacaatgaGGAGCTGGAGAAAGAATTTGACGGCAACATTACTTTGACCGATGAAGCAACTGTTGCTTTTGATGCTCAGTCACTGCAAGTGGAACATCCAGAAATCCAAGCTGAGCCTAAAGAGGAACATAACCTGACAAGAAACCAAGAGATGGACCTCATAACCGATGGCGGGCTTGGAGAAAGTTCCGATATTGTTAGCAACAGTTCAAGTGTGCCACCTATACTTGGCGACGACACCTCTGATCCAACAACCCCAATTGACTCCGACATGTCAACTAATGATCAAGAAGCAGAGAAAGTAGATGTTCCAACTCTTGAAGATGAAACGGAAAATCTTTCTGCCACGACTGCAGAGGCCGAGGAACCTGTTGAGCCGTTACGCGAACCCTGGTCATCTCCCGAAGCTCAAGAAAGTTTTCCAGAACTTGACATCGAGGTAATCCCAGATGGTAACAATGAAGACCCGAATGGTGATGACACCAAAAAATCCACAAAGTCAAAGTTTGAATCGGTGGGTGGCAAAGATGAGCTCTCCCATGAGGACATTGAGTCTTCCTCTCAAGACCAACAAAATGATCAAAACCTTGATGAAGATTCCTTTGTCTTCGCGGCTCCTCCTCCTATCGTGACCAAAGATCCAACAAATCCACCTGAGCTTCGAGTTTGCCTGCCACTCTTTGAGCCGAGCGAGCTGAGGGATGACAACGTAAGTGGCGGGGGTGAAGAAAGTGGGATCTCCAGCATGGCCGTCAGTCCCGAACTGCCCGATCCCTCAAGTAACTTTGACATCATCGAGATGCCGGCGACAGATCACGAATCTCCAACTGAGGCGAGTCTGGAGCTTCAAGCTTGCCTTTTGCTTAACGACACAACTCCATCAAtcttggaggaagaggcagaagtTTACGAGCCTCACCCGCCTCCACTGCCTGAGCAGCTAGATCCCTCGAGTAACTTTGACACCGTCGAGATGCCGGCGACAGATCACGAATCTCCAACTGAGGCGAGTCTGGAACCTCAAGCTTGCCATTTACTTGACGACACAACTCCATCAGtcttggaggaagaggcagaagtTTACGAGCCTCACCCGCCTCCACTGCCTGAGCAGATATGCAGTTGGAACGTTAAGTCATcagcaaaaaacaaagacaCGATTGGCCACGTCAATGACAACCAGAGAGAAACGGTCCCGGTCCAAAATGATGAATGGGAAAGACAGGTAGATGTGAAAGTTGTTGAAGTTTCTTGTGAGAATGAGAAATTGGAAAGTGCAGAAAACAAAGAGCCACAGATGGAAAACGACGTGAAGACCGAAATAAATATCATGGAGGCAACTATGGACCATAACGAGTGGATCACAGATGGCAACCCAACGTTTCCCTGGATGAATCTCTCCACCCCAACTTTTGGAGGTGAGAGCCAGCAGCTTCCCACTCAAGAAACCAACTACCCAGATTCCGAGCCTCAATCTGTTCCTCCAGTCAAACAAACCGATAATTCCGAAGAAAACAGAAAAAGCCAAAAAGCAAACGTCACCTTCCGCGTCCACTACATCACCCGTTCACCGTTCCAGATGTTGGCCGTAACCGGGAACCGGCGGGAGCTCGGCAACTGGAAGAGCTTCGTCCCTCTGGAGGACACCAAGGATGGATACTGGTCGGCCGTGGTGAGCCTTCCCGCTCAGAATCACGTGCAGTGGAAGTTTGTGGTTGTGGAAAAGGGGGAGATGCGTCGCTGGGAGGAATGTCGCAATCGGCTGCTTGATACGGGATGTGGAGAAGACCTGCTCGTACACAAATTGTGGGGATACCTGTGA